In Pseudodesulfovibrio hydrargyri, a single window of DNA contains:
- a CDS encoding substrate-binding periplasmic protein, protein MKSTIPKSRCLALSLLLLCLLGPARAHALEGTILLGGPHEGWPPFFIPAADGEPATGIMPDVLRAVANRLDLKVAEVYYPDKRAMLYLADGSLDSWPKSEKWVDDPQRYLWTDPVVVSTDVVVYRKQSPIPFQSPEDLIGRNICVVLGYSYPTLEPLFDQGLIRPWKAPSTKLMLKMLGRGHVDGAVCNRFVAQWILREDEGLNPEDFAFAETAVDSAPYRFAFTRAGNWEGFIERFNRELKAMREDGRLEAILKRYQ, encoded by the coding sequence ATGAAATCAACCATCCCGAAGTCCCGCTGCCTGGCATTGAGCTTGCTGCTGCTCTGCCTCCTTGGCCCTGCCCGGGCGCACGCCCTGGAAGGAACCATCCTTCTGGGGGGCCCGCACGAGGGATGGCCTCCCTTCTTCATCCCCGCCGCCGACGGGGAACCGGCCACGGGGATCATGCCCGACGTGTTGCGGGCCGTGGCGAACCGCCTCGATCTCAAAGTGGCCGAGGTCTACTACCCCGACAAGCGGGCCATGCTCTATCTGGCCGACGGTAGCCTGGACTCCTGGCCAAAATCCGAAAAGTGGGTCGACGATCCGCAACGATACCTGTGGACCGACCCGGTGGTCGTATCCACGGACGTCGTCGTGTACCGGAAACAATCGCCGATCCCCTTTCAATCCCCCGAGGATCTGATCGGCAGAAACATCTGCGTGGTCCTCGGCTATTCCTACCCGACCTTGGAACCGCTTTTCGACCAGGGCCTGATTCGTCCCTGGAAGGCCCCTTCCACGAAACTCATGCTGAAGATGCTCGGCCGAGGCCATGTCGACGGCGCGGTCTGCAACCGGTTCGTCGCCCAATGGATTCTGCGCGAGGACGAGGGACTGAACCCCGAGGATTTCGCCTTTGCCGAGACCGCGGTGGACTCCGCCCCCTACCGTTTCGCCTTCACCCGGGCCGGCAATTGGGAAGGATTCATCGAACGCTTCAACCGGGAGCTCAAGGCCATGCGCGAGGACGGCCGTCTCGAGGCCATCCTGAAGCGCTACCAATAG
- the aspA gene encoding aspartate ammonia-lyase → MTQMRMEHDSLGEVAVPGNAYYGVQTRRALDNFHISGIPMSHYPRMINALAYVKMAAAEANASLGLLDEDKCRAICRACEDILDGRLHDQFVVDVIQGGAGTSANMNANEVVCNRALEFLGHAKGEYEHLHPLNHVNMSQSTNDVYPSALNIALILDIRELVDAMAYLRKAFKRKGEEFADVLKMGRTQLQDAVPMTLGQEFSAWAVTIGEDIQRLDEAQALVHEINMGATAIGTGLNSHPDYARTVTEKLVQLTTLQLVSSPDLVEATQDTGAYVQLSGVLKRAAVKLSKICNDLRLLSSGPRCGLNEINLPPMQPGSSIMPGKVNPVIPEVVNQVAFTVVGHDMTVTMACEAGQLELNVMEPVIGYSLFQSMNMLRRACLTLADKCVLGITANRERCRELVEHSIGLVTALNPYIGYEKAAEIAKEAMKTGGSVYGIVLEKGYLSREELDDILKPENMVKPRYVHRP, encoded by the coding sequence ATGACCCAAATGCGGATGGAGCACGACAGCCTCGGCGAAGTGGCCGTGCCCGGAAACGCCTACTACGGCGTCCAGACCCGGCGCGCCCTGGACAATTTCCACATCTCGGGCATCCCCATGTCCCACTACCCCCGGATGATCAACGCCCTGGCCTACGTCAAGATGGCCGCGGCCGAGGCCAACGCATCCCTGGGACTGCTCGACGAGGACAAGTGCCGGGCCATCTGCCGGGCCTGCGAGGACATCCTGGACGGCAGGCTGCACGACCAGTTCGTGGTCGACGTGATTCAGGGCGGGGCGGGCACCTCGGCCAACATGAACGCCAACGAGGTGGTCTGCAACCGCGCCCTGGAGTTTTTGGGCCATGCCAAGGGAGAGTATGAGCACCTCCATCCCCTGAATCACGTGAACATGTCCCAGTCCACCAACGACGTCTATCCGTCTGCCTTGAACATCGCCCTGATCCTGGACATCCGCGAGCTTGTCGACGCCATGGCCTATCTGCGCAAGGCCTTCAAGCGCAAGGGCGAGGAGTTCGCCGATGTCCTCAAGATGGGCCGCACCCAGCTGCAGGACGCCGTGCCCATGACGTTGGGCCAGGAATTTAGCGCCTGGGCCGTGACCATCGGCGAGGACATCCAGCGGCTGGACGAGGCCCAGGCCCTGGTCCACGAGATCAACATGGGGGCCACGGCCATCGGCACCGGGCTCAACTCCCACCCGGACTACGCCCGCACGGTCACGGAAAAGCTGGTTCAGCTGACCACCCTGCAGTTGGTCTCCTCTCCGGACCTGGTCGAGGCCACCCAGGACACCGGGGCCTACGTCCAGCTGTCCGGGGTGCTCAAGCGGGCCGCCGTGAAGCTGTCCAAGATCTGCAACGACCTGCGCCTGCTTTCCAGCGGCCCGCGCTGCGGCCTGAACGAGATCAACCTGCCGCCCATGCAGCCCGGCTCCTCGATCATGCCGGGCAAGGTCAACCCGGTCATCCCCGAGGTGGTCAACCAGGTGGCCTTCACCGTGGTCGGCCACGACATGACCGTGACCATGGCCTGCGAGGCCGGGCAGCTGGAGCTCAACGTCATGGAGCCGGTCATCGGCTACTCCCTGTTCCAGTCCATGAACATGTTGCGCCGGGCCTGCCTGACCCTGGCCGACAAGTGCGTCCTGGGCATCACCGCCAACCGCGAGCGGTGCCGCGAGTTGGTCGAGCACTCCATCGGCCTGGTCACGGCGCTGAACCCGTACATCGGCTACGAGAAGGCCGCGGAGATCGCCAAGGAAGCGATGAAGACGGGTGGCTCGGTGTACGGGATCGTCCTGGAAAAGGGCTATCTCAGCCGCGAGGAATTGGACGACATCCTCAAGCCCGAGAACATGGTCAAGCCGCGCTACGTGCACCGGCCATGA
- a CDS encoding aromatic amino acid transport family protein — MTQCSRGGRGGPGEPEDGNAPSTGRMVTTALIVTGNMVGAGILALPVNLGPSGFLPAVMGALAMWAIMTTTGLIIARQPFLEENENADLPTFFQAVLGPCGKWLSVAANLVILYGLLTAYLAGVASVAAGSFGLGIPEWGWLLLYFCAATLLASFGSGVLRRSNALLMTVMWLLFGALLVLVVPHFRRADLAAGDLTFFVSGLPILVTAFNFHNVVPTMCRTLNHDRKAVARAIWLGSGIGAFMTLLWTVAVMVTLPMESADGVSIIHAFQAGVPATVPLNQLIRSPLFVDASIGFAVVAMTTSYMATGVALTAFLKDVTGERVRSRTAIWLLTFLPPVGIGALYPDIFLKALNVVGGFGVGTLFGILPGVLLVRQGAPGSRTRRLGWLLVGVFACVLLVELAQETGMLQISPDVEYWSAHRFH, encoded by the coding sequence ATGACGCAGTGCAGCAGAGGCGGCCGGGGGGGGCCTGGAGAGCCGGAGGACGGCAACGCGCCTTCCACCGGCAGGATGGTGACCACGGCCCTGATCGTCACCGGAAACATGGTCGGGGCGGGCATCCTGGCCCTGCCCGTCAACCTCGGGCCCTCGGGGTTTCTGCCCGCCGTGATGGGGGCCCTGGCCATGTGGGCGATCATGACCACCACCGGGCTGATCATCGCCCGGCAACCGTTCCTCGAGGAGAACGAGAACGCGGACCTGCCCACCTTTTTCCAGGCCGTGCTCGGGCCTTGCGGCAAGTGGCTTTCCGTGGCCGCCAACCTGGTCATCCTCTACGGCCTGCTGACCGCCTATCTGGCCGGGGTCGCCTCTGTGGCGGCCGGTTCCTTCGGCCTGGGCATTCCCGAGTGGGGCTGGCTGCTCCTCTATTTCTGCGCGGCCACGCTCCTGGCCTCCTTCGGCAGCGGGGTGCTCAGGCGGTCCAACGCCCTGCTCATGACCGTCATGTGGCTCCTGTTCGGGGCGTTGCTGGTCCTGGTCGTGCCCCATTTCCGCCGGGCGGACCTGGCCGCCGGCGACCTGACCTTCTTTGTTTCTGGATTGCCCATCCTGGTCACGGCCTTCAACTTCCACAACGTGGTCCCGACCATGTGCCGGACGCTGAATCATGACCGCAAGGCCGTGGCCAGGGCCATCTGGCTCGGGTCCGGCATCGGCGCGTTCATGACCCTGCTGTGGACCGTGGCCGTGATGGTCACCCTGCCCATGGAGTCGGCGGACGGCGTGTCCATCATCCATGCGTTCCAGGCCGGGGTCCCCGCCACCGTGCCGCTCAACCAGCTCATCAGGTCGCCTCTGTTCGTGGACGCCTCCATCGGGTTCGCGGTGGTGGCCATGACCACGTCGTACATGGCCACGGGCGTTGCCCTGACCGCCTTTCTCAAGGACGTGACGGGCGAGCGGGTACGCAGCCGGACGGCCATCTGGCTGCTGACCTTTCTGCCGCCCGTGGGTATCGGGGCCCTTTATCCGGACATCTTTCTCAAGGCCCTGAACGTGGTCGGCGGATTCGGCGTGGGCACCCTGTTCGGCATCCTGCCCGGGGTGCTGCTCGTGCGTCAGGGCGCGCCCGGCTCCCGGACCCGGCGGCTGGGCTGGCTGCTGGTCGGCGTGTTCGCCTGCGTGTTATTGGTGGAACTGGCCCAGGAGACCGGCATGTTGCAAATCAGCCCGGACGTGGAGTACTGGTCCGCGCATCGTTTTCATTAA
- the typA gene encoding translational GTPase TypA: protein MSNKVYNNGLRNIAIIAHVDHGKTTLVDAMFKQSGLFREGQDVDERIMDSMDLERERGITIAAKNCSVSWKDTKINIIDTPGHADFGGEVERSLSMADGAILLVDASEGPLPQTRFVLKKALEQHLSLMVVINKVDRQDARPAEVLNEIYDLFIDLDASEEQLDFPLLYAIGRDGIAMESPDERGENLHILLDMIVDHVPGPEHDPDEPFQMLVSDLSYSDYVGRLAIGKVHHGVAKSNDQLLCIADGGRTVPLKVTKLQTYDGLQVVPTDTCEPGDIVVIAGIEDVHIGDTICTKEDPKALPRITVDEPTVSMRFGINTSPLAGQEGKLVQTNKIRERLHKETLLNVAIQVEDTDGRDAYLVKGRGEFQMAILVEQMRREGFELSVGRPEVILKYEDGQKTEPIEHLYVDCDESFMGIVTEKIQIRKGRMTNMVNHGTGRVRLEFSVPSRALIGYRDEFLTDTKGTGIMNSYLEEYGEYRGEFTSRYTGSLVADRTGKAVAYGLFNLEPRGRIFVVPGDPVYEGMIIGEHNRENDINVNPAKEKKLTNMRASGKDEAVVLTPVKPMTLEYALNFIKDDEEVEVTPLSIRLRKTELSGLVRHREEGKKKKGKENG from the coding sequence ATGAGCAACAAAGTATACAACAACGGACTTCGCAATATCGCCATCATCGCCCACGTCGACCATGGCAAAACCACCCTGGTGGACGCCATGTTCAAGCAGTCGGGCCTCTTCCGCGAAGGCCAGGACGTGGACGAACGCATCATGGACTCCATGGACCTGGAGCGGGAGCGCGGCATCACCATCGCCGCCAAGAACTGTTCCGTCTCCTGGAAGGACACCAAGATCAACATCATCGACACCCCGGGCCACGCCGACTTCGGCGGCGAGGTGGAGCGCTCCCTGTCCATGGCCGACGGCGCCATCCTGCTGGTGGACGCCTCCGAAGGCCCCCTTCCCCAGACCCGCTTCGTGCTCAAGAAGGCCCTGGAGCAGCATCTTTCCCTGATGGTGGTCATCAACAAGGTCGACCGCCAGGACGCCCGCCCGGCCGAAGTGCTCAACGAGATCTACGACCTTTTCATCGATCTGGACGCCAGCGAGGAACAGCTCGACTTTCCGCTGCTCTACGCCATCGGCCGCGACGGCATCGCCATGGAGTCCCCGGACGAGCGCGGCGAGAACCTGCACATCCTCCTCGATATGATCGTGGACCACGTGCCCGGCCCGGAACACGACCCGGACGAGCCCTTCCAGATGCTCGTCTCCGACCTGTCCTACTCAGACTATGTGGGCCGCCTGGCCATCGGCAAGGTCCACCACGGCGTGGCCAAGTCCAACGACCAGCTCCTGTGCATCGCCGACGGCGGCCGGACCGTGCCGCTCAAGGTGACCAAGCTGCAGACCTACGACGGCCTCCAGGTGGTTCCCACCGACACCTGCGAACCCGGCGACATCGTCGTCATCGCGGGCATCGAGGACGTGCACATCGGGGACACCATCTGCACCAAGGAAGACCCCAAGGCCCTGCCGCGCATCACCGTGGACGAGCCCACCGTGTCCATGCGCTTCGGCATCAACACCTCGCCCCTGGCGGGCCAGGAAGGCAAACTGGTCCAGACCAACAAGATCCGCGAGCGGCTGCACAAGGAGACCCTGCTCAACGTGGCCATCCAGGTGGAGGACACCGACGGTCGCGACGCCTACCTGGTCAAGGGACGCGGCGAGTTTCAGATGGCCATCCTGGTGGAGCAGATGCGCCGCGAGGGATTCGAGCTCTCCGTGGGCCGTCCCGAGGTCATCCTCAAGTACGAGGACGGCCAGAAGACCGAGCCCATCGAGCACCTGTACGTGGACTGCGACGAGAGCTTCATGGGCATCGTCACCGAGAAGATCCAGATCCGCAAGGGCCGCATGACCAACATGGTCAACCACGGCACCGGCCGGGTCCGCCTGGAGTTCTCGGTCCCGTCCCGCGCGCTCATCGGCTACCGCGACGAATTCTTGACCGACACCAAGGGCACCGGCATCATGAACTCCTACCTCGAGGAGTACGGCGAATACCGGGGCGAATTCACCTCCCGGTACACCGGCTCCCTGGTGGCCGACCGCACGGGCAAGGCCGTGGCCTACGGGCTGTTCAACCTGGAGCCGCGCGGCCGCATCTTCGTGGTCCCCGGCGACCCGGTCTACGAGGGGATGATCATCGGCGAGCACAACCGGGAGAACGACATCAACGTCAACCCGGCCAAGGAAAAGAAGCTGACCAACATGCGCGCCTCGGGCAAGGACGAGGCCGTGGTCCTGACTCCGGTCAAGCCCATGACCCTGGAGTACGCCCTGAACTTCATCAAGGACGACGAGGAGGTCGAAGTCACCCCTCTGTCCATCCGGCTGCGCAAGACCGAGCTCTCGGGGCTGGTGCGGCATCGTGAGGAAGGAAAGAAAAAGAAGGGCAAGGAAAACGGCTAA
- the wtpA gene encoding tungstate ABC transporter substrate-binding protein WtpA: protein MSHRFTAFIASLALALLTLAGAAQAEPSGKLIIFHAGSLSVPFAAIEKNFEAKYPKVDVLREAGGSTKMARLISEVGKPADIMASADYVVIDKSLVPKFASWNVRFASNQMVLCYTDKSKFAGEINADNWADILLRKGVVWGHSDPNLDPAGYRSLMVLQLAEKFYKRPGLYNQFLANRPEKNIRPKSVELVSLLESGHMDYAWEYLSVAVQHHLKYVTLDNHLNLGDSAMDEFYANAKVKVTGKKPGTFIDRVGKSITYGITKVDKGPNPEAADAFLAYLFDPEGGLKILEEMGQPPFVPVRTTAAGMAKMPESLKPLVTVSE from the coding sequence ATGTCGCATCGCTTCACCGCTTTCATCGCCTCCCTGGCCCTGGCCCTGCTCACGCTGGCGGGCGCGGCCCAGGCCGAGCCGTCCGGCAAACTGATCATCTTCCACGCGGGCAGCCTGTCCGTGCCCTTCGCGGCCATCGAAAAGAATTTCGAAGCCAAATACCCCAAGGTGGACGTCCTGCGCGAGGCGGGCGGCTCCACAAAGATGGCCCGGCTGATCTCCGAGGTGGGCAAGCCCGCCGACATCATGGCCTCGGCCGACTACGTGGTCATCGACAAGAGCCTGGTCCCCAAATTCGCGTCCTGGAACGTGCGCTTCGCCTCCAACCAGATGGTCCTGTGCTACACGGACAAGTCCAAGTTCGCGGGTGAGATCAACGCCGACAACTGGGCCGACATTCTGCTGCGCAAGGGCGTGGTCTGGGGCCATTCCGATCCCAACCTCGACCCCGCCGGCTACCGCTCCCTGATGGTCCTGCAGCTGGCCGAGAAATTCTATAAGCGGCCCGGCCTGTACAATCAGTTTCTGGCCAACCGTCCCGAGAAGAACATCCGGCCCAAGTCCGTGGAGCTTGTCTCCCTGCTTGAGTCCGGGCACATGGACTACGCCTGGGAATACCTGTCCGTGGCCGTGCAGCACCATCTCAAGTACGTCACCCTGGACAACCACCTGAACCTCGGCGACTCCGCCATGGACGAATTCTACGCCAACGCCAAGGTCAAGGTCACGGGCAAGAAGCCCGGCACCTTCATCGACCGCGTGGGCAAGTCCATCACCTACGGCATCACCAAGGTCGACAAGGGGCCGAACCCCGAGGCGGCAGACGCCTTCCTGGCCTACCTGTTCGATCCCGAGGGCGGCCTGAAGATCCTCGAGGAAATGGGGCAGCCGCCGTTCGTTCCGGTGCGCACCACCGCCGCCGGCATGGCCAAGATGCCCGAGTCCCTCAAGCCTCTGGTGACCGTCTCCGAATAA
- a CDS encoding ABC transporter permease has protein sequence MTETTLRGGSDFMRSFPGRIFHGWMLASAALVLLFIGLPMLTTLASPTWDVFVETLGDADVMNSVWLSMSTSAIAALIAFVFGTPLAYLLARNDFPGKKVVESLVDLPIMIPHPVVGIALLGLTSPNTAFGQALQAMGIEIMGTTTGIVAVLVFVGVPFYVNAAKSGMESIPRRLENVSRSLGAGAGATFFRVTLPLCWRYMLVGMIMCMARALSEFGAIIIVAYHPMVAPVLMYERFTAYGLQYSQPVAVILILVSLVFFLLLRSLSLPKGSNS, from the coding sequence ATGACCGAAACGACCCTCCGGGGAGGGAGCGACTTCATGCGCTCCTTCCCCGGCCGCATATTCCACGGATGGATGCTCGCCTCGGCCGCGCTGGTGCTGCTGTTCATCGGTCTGCCCATGCTGACCACCCTGGCCAGTCCCACCTGGGACGTCTTTGTCGAGACACTGGGCGACGCCGATGTCATGAACTCGGTCTGGCTGTCCATGTCCACCTCGGCCATCGCCGCGCTCATCGCCTTCGTCTTCGGCACCCCGCTCGCCTACCTGCTGGCGCGCAACGACTTTCCGGGCAAAAAGGTGGTCGAGAGCCTGGTGGACCTGCCGATCATGATCCCCCACCCGGTGGTGGGCATCGCCCTGCTAGGCCTGACCAGCCCGAACACCGCCTTCGGCCAGGCGCTCCAGGCCATGGGCATCGAGATCATGGGCACGACCACGGGCATCGTGGCCGTGCTGGTCTTCGTGGGCGTGCCGTTCTACGTCAACGCGGCCAAGTCGGGCATGGAGTCCATCCCCCGGCGGCTGGAGAATGTCTCGCGCTCGCTGGGTGCCGGGGCCGGGGCCACCTTTTTCCGCGTCACCCTGCCCCTGTGCTGGCGCTACATGCTGGTCGGCATGATCATGTGCATGGCCCGCGCCCTGTCCGAGTTCGGGGCCATCATCATCGTGGCCTACCACCCCATGGTCGCCCCGGTGCTCATGTACGAGCGGTTCACGGCCTATGGCCTGCAATACTCCCAGCCCGTGGCCGTCATCCTCATCCTGGTCAGCCTGGTCTTCTTCCTGCTCCTGCGGTCCCTGTCGCTGCCCAAGGGGAGCAACTCGTGA
- a CDS encoding ABC transporter ATP-binding protein, with product MIRLTDLTIRFSGFTLDHVSLHVRPGEFFALMGSTGSGKTLVLESVAGLIKLDEGSVVIGGRDVTRLAPEERKVSLVYQDHALFPHLSVLQNVMYGQRYHGIGKEDGRREARELLEALGLSRLENRRPEHLSGGEKQRTALARALACRPDVVLLDEPLSSLDPQFRGELRRTLKHVHETTGTTFLMVTHDFTDAMILAERGAVIKDGRLHQQDTVTNIFRRPATPFTASFVGMTNVFPASYAQGACTFAGHAFSGLPELPVWDQGFAALRPEDVFVGSVEDFPRDWHVLRGTVERLEREGFTWTAVVRCGDQAVTALVDRHMVLNRGLESGSEVTVGFAGEHLHHMPATG from the coding sequence GTGATCCGCCTGACCGACCTGACCATCCGTTTTTCCGGCTTCACCCTGGACCACGTCTCCCTGCACGTCCGCCCAGGCGAATTCTTCGCCCTCATGGGCTCCACCGGCTCGGGCAAGACCCTGGTCCTGGAGTCCGTGGCCGGGCTGATCAAGCTCGACGAGGGGTCCGTGGTCATCGGCGGCCGCGACGTGACCCGGCTCGCCCCGGAGGAGCGCAAGGTCAGCCTGGTCTACCAGGACCACGCCCTGTTTCCGCACCTGAGCGTGCTGCAGAACGTCATGTACGGCCAGCGCTACCACGGCATCGGCAAGGAGGACGGCAGGCGCGAGGCCCGCGAATTGCTGGAAGCCTTAGGCTTGTCGCGGTTGGAAAACCGGCGGCCCGAGCACCTGTCCGGCGGCGAAAAGCAGCGCACGGCCCTGGCCCGCGCCCTGGCCTGCCGCCCGGACGTGGTCCTGCTGGACGAACCCCTGTCCTCCCTGGACCCGCAGTTCAGGGGCGAGCTCAGGCGGACCCTGAAGCACGTGCACGAGACCACCGGGACCACCTTCCTGATGGTCACCCACGACTTCACGGACGCCATGATTCTGGCCGAGCGCGGCGCGGTCATCAAGGACGGCCGCCTGCACCAGCAGGACACCGTGACCAACATCTTCCGCCGCCCGGCCACGCCGTTCACCGCCTCTTTCGTGGGCATGACCAACGTATTCCCGGCCAGCTACGCGCAGGGCGCGTGCACCTTCGCGGGACACGCCTTCTCGGGGCTGCCCGAACTGCCCGTGTGGGACCAGGGCTTCGCGGCCCTGCGGCCCGAAGACGTGTTCGTGGGGAGCGTCGAGGATTTCCCGAGGGACTGGCACGTCCTGCGGGGAACCGTGGAACGGCTGGAACGCGAGGGGTTCACCTGGACCGCCGTGGTGCGCTGCGGCGACCAGGCCGTGACCGCCCTGGTGGACCGCCACATGGTCCTCAACCGGGGGCTGGAGAGCGGCTCCGAAGTGACCGTCGGCTTTGCCGGGGAACACCTCCACCACATGCCCGCGACCGGTTAG
- a CDS encoding DMT family transporter → MFRIILLGVLAALFFSSTFVLNRAMSLEGGHWVWSASLRYFWMLVMLFGWLAATGKGRLAVDSVRLFARHWVFWTVAGSVGFGVFYALITFSSVFAPGWVVAATWQTTILAAPLVLLGFGRRVPLGALALTLLIFAGVVLINLEQATESGLHEVLLGALPVLVAAFAYPFGNQLVWEARRGEKSFLPHIDHPAMDDPFCRVLLLTIGSLPLWFALIAATEPPLPSSGQLIQTAIVAACSGVVATSLFLVARNTAGSTAELAAADCTQSMEVVFSLVGEAVLLGHVLPGLMGWLGIALTMGGLMLYITVQSRG, encoded by the coding sequence ATGTTTCGCATCATCCTTCTGGGCGTGCTCGCCGCGCTCTTTTTCTCCTCCACCTTCGTGCTCAACCGGGCCATGAGCCTGGAGGGCGGGCACTGGGTCTGGTCCGCGTCCCTGCGCTATTTCTGGATGCTGGTCATGCTCTTCGGCTGGCTGGCGGCCACGGGCAAGGGGCGGCTGGCCGTGGACTCGGTCCGGCTCTTTGCGCGCCACTGGGTGTTCTGGACCGTGGCCGGCTCGGTCGGCTTCGGCGTGTTCTACGCCCTGATCACCTTCAGCTCGGTGTTCGCGCCGGGCTGGGTGGTGGCGGCCACCTGGCAGACCACCATCCTGGCCGCGCCGCTGGTGCTGCTCGGCTTCGGGCGCAGGGTACCGCTGGGAGCCCTGGCCCTGACCTTGCTCATCTTTGCGGGCGTGGTCCTGATCAACCTGGAGCAGGCCACGGAATCCGGCCTGCACGAGGTCCTGCTGGGCGCGCTGCCCGTGCTGGTGGCGGCCTTCGCCTATCCCTTCGGCAACCAGCTGGTCTGGGAGGCGCGGCGGGGAGAGAAATCGTTTTTGCCGCACATCGATCACCCGGCCATGGACGATCCCTTTTGCCGGGTGCTGCTCTTGACCATCGGCTCGCTGCCGCTGTGGTTCGCGCTCATCGCGGCCACCGAGCCGCCCCTCCCGTCTTCGGGCCAGCTGATCCAGACGGCCATTGTCGCGGCCTGCTCGGGCGTGGTCGCCACCAGCCTGTTCCTGGTGGCCAGGAACACGGCCGGGTCCACGGCCGAACTGGCCGCCGCCGACTGCACGCAGTCCATGGAGGTGGTCTTTTCCCTTGTGGGCGAGGCTGTTTTGCTGGGGCACGTCCTGCCCGGCCTCATGGGCTGGCTCGGCATCGCGCTGACCATGGGTGGGCTGATGCTCTACATCACGGTGCAGAGCCGGGGCTAA
- a CDS encoding YidH family protein: MTDKSSEDMRTQLARQRCDMAVKRTRLANRRTFLAWCRTALAFMTFGFLLEKVDTFVALQKAAVPERVISELAVLGKFAFVGGPVLVIFAGWRYYTLEKELGFDSGDLYVIPELILFGVIMASAAIYLFFL, translated from the coding sequence ATGACAGACAAGAGTTCCGAGGATATGCGCACCCAACTGGCGCGCCAGCGTTGCGACATGGCCGTGAAGCGGACCAGGCTGGCCAACCGGCGGACCTTCCTGGCCTGGTGCCGGACGGCCCTGGCCTTCATGACCTTCGGATTCCTGCTGGAAAAGGTCGATACCTTCGTGGCCCTGCAAAAGGCCGCAGTGCCCGAGCGGGTCATCTCGGAACTGGCCGTGCTCGGCAAGTTCGCCTTTGTGGGCGGGCCGGTGCTGGTGATCTTCGCGGGCTGGCGGTACTATACTCTGGAAAAGGAGCTGGGCTTCGATTCCGGCGATCTCTACGTGATCCCCGAGTTGATCCTGTTCGGCGTGATCATGGCCAGCGCGGCCATCTACCTGTTCTTCCTCTAA
- a CDS encoding 4Fe-4S binding protein, with translation MRVPFVKQSTRDYYRACRESGMSLFDFIHGYVYGRWCYHYIGLAGDKDPWWRWLWVPLVFIIDRVHPFTETDAHRSGDPNQTKATWSDAYHGKAMPLNEATKLIRLDRPVNTSLPETVLPYTRARDIILGNPEKIVLLDCPCRAGMRNPCTPTDVCLIIGDPFASFMLEHHPDKTRAITADEAVAVVKAEQARGHVSHAFFKDIAIGKFYAICNCCSCCCGAMKAHAMGIPMVCSSGYLARVDQGLCTRCGTCAQKCQFKAIAFDKEGAYIREDRCMGCGVCTLSCSKDAITLRLAPEKGEPLLVEKL, from the coding sequence ATGAGAGTACCCTTCGTCAAGCAATCGACCCGCGACTACTACCGCGCGTGCCGCGAAAGCGGCATGTCCCTGTTCGACTTCATCCACGGCTACGTCTACGGCCGGTGGTGCTACCACTACATCGGCCTGGCCGGGGACAAGGACCCGTGGTGGCGCTGGCTGTGGGTTCCGCTGGTCTTCATCATCGACCGCGTCCACCCGTTCACCGAGACCGACGCGCACCGCTCGGGCGACCCGAACCAAACCAAGGCCACCTGGAGCGACGCCTACCACGGCAAGGCCATGCCGCTGAACGAGGCAACCAAGCTGATCCGCCTGGACCGCCCGGTGAACACCTCCCTGCCCGAAACCGTCCTGCCCTACACCCGGGCGCGCGACATCATCCTGGGCAACCCGGAAAAGATCGTGCTCCTGGACTGTCCCTGCCGCGCGGGCATGAGGAATCCGTGCACGCCCACGGACGTCTGCCTGATCATCGGCGACCCCTTCGCCTCGTTCATGCTCGAACACCACCCGGACAAGACGCGGGCCATCACCGCTGACGAGGCCGTGGCCGTGGTCAAGGCCGAACAGGCGCGCGGCCACGTGTCCCACGCCTTTTTCAAGGACATCGCCATCGGCAAGTTCTACGCCATCTGCAATTGCTGCTCCTGCTGCTGCGGGGCCATGAAAGCCCACGCCATGGGCATCCCCATGGTCTGCTCCTCGGGCTACCTCGCCCGGGTGGACCAAGGCCTGTGCACCAGATGCGGCACCTGCGCCCAGAAGTGCCAGTTCAAGGCCATCGCCTTCGACAAGGAAGGCGCATACATCCGCGAAGACCGCTGCATGGGCTGCGGCGTGTGCACGCTGTCCTGTTCGAAGGACGCCATCACCTTGCGGTTGGCGCCCGAAAAGGGAGAGCCCCTTCTTGTTGAGAAGCTGTAG